In Synechococcus sp. PCC 6312, one genomic interval encodes:
- a CDS encoding PhzF family phenazine biosynthesis protein: MSTKIPLFQVNAFTNRPFSGNPAAVCLLPEERDQAWLQGVAAEMNLSETAFLLPQGQDYQLRWFTPTVEVDLCGHATLASAYVLLSQQLVPPDQPITFQTRSGPLMARQTDNGLELDFPIQLITPSECPELVLRGLGITVAHLNFAGKTPKNYFIELDANTLRGLQPNFPILAQVPCLGVIVTAKSDVSEADFISRFFAPAAGIDEDPVTGSAHCSLYPYWSEKLGKQQLTGFQASGRGGWVTVRGEGNRVYLGGQAVLIWQGELLV, translated from the coding sequence ATGTCGACAAAAATACCCTTATTCCAAGTCAATGCCTTTACAAATCGGCCCTTTTCCGGGAATCCCGCCGCGGTTTGCTTGTTACCGGAAGAGCGAGACCAGGCCTGGTTGCAAGGGGTAGCGGCCGAGATGAATTTGTCGGAAACGGCGTTTTTGCTGCCTCAAGGTCAAGACTATCAATTGCGCTGGTTTACCCCGACTGTGGAAGTGGATTTATGCGGCCATGCCACCCTGGCCTCCGCCTATGTTCTCTTGAGTCAACAGCTTGTCCCGCCAGATCAGCCGATTACGTTCCAGACTCGCAGTGGCCCCTTAATGGCTCGGCAAACAGATAATGGCTTAGAGTTAGATTTCCCGATCCAACTCATTACCCCCAGCGAATGCCCAGAGTTGGTGTTACGGGGCCTGGGAATCACCGTTGCCCATCTCAACTTTGCTGGCAAGACACCCAAAAATTATTTTATTGAATTAGATGCCAATACCTTACGCGGCTTGCAACCTAATTTCCCAATCTTGGCTCAGGTTCCTTGTCTCGGTGTGATTGTCACAGCCAAATCTGATGTATCCGAGGCAGACTTTATTTCCCGATTTTTTGCGCCGGCCGCTGGCATTGATGAAGATCCGGTGACGGGTTCGGCCCATTGCAGCTTATATCCCTACTGGTCAGAAAAACTAGGTAAGCAACAACTAACAGGATTCCAGGCCTCGGGGCGGGGTGGGTGGGTCACAGTTCGGGGAGAAGGAAATCGGGTCTACTTAGGGGGGCAGGCCGTATTGATTTGGCAGGGAGAATTATTAGTCTAG